The following proteins come from a genomic window of Sinorhizobium fredii NGR234:
- a CDS encoding mannonate dehydratase has protein sequence MYVGTQVAARDDEDYRVYAQLGVRNISADPPGDPASWTFEDLERHRDHVESFGLVLDMIQLPLPSKPIEKASYPDILLAGPERDRQIDAVCRMIENCARAGIPAAKYNLNLIGIPRSDMERGRGGSMNEAFRWERMDQNAAPGLAGVLSEDENWERIDYFLERVVPVATNNRVRLACHPHDPYTPPGYRGVTRVLGTVDGLKKFVQMHESPYHGLNFCQGSIGEMLDNPHEEIDEVIRWFGTRGKIFNLHFRNISGGKLSFMETFPDEGDMDMVRSLKIYHEVGYEYMVMPDHVPTISGRDPTGVAFAFCYGYIAALIESLSAK, from the coding sequence GTGTATGTAGGTACGCAGGTCGCTGCTCGCGACGACGAGGATTACCGGGTCTACGCCCAGCTTGGCGTCAGGAACATCTCAGCCGATCCGCCGGGCGACCCGGCAAGCTGGACGTTCGAGGATCTGGAACGGCATCGCGACCATGTCGAAAGCTTCGGGCTGGTGCTCGACATGATCCAGCTCCCCCTGCCCTCGAAGCCGATCGAGAAGGCTTCCTATCCGGATATCCTGCTCGCCGGACCGGAGCGCGATCGCCAGATCGACGCGGTCTGCCGCATGATCGAGAACTGCGCCCGGGCCGGCATTCCGGCGGCCAAGTACAATCTGAACCTGATCGGCATCCCCCGCAGCGACATGGAACGCGGCCGTGGCGGCTCGATGAACGAAGCTTTCCGCTGGGAGAGGATGGACCAGAACGCTGCGCCTGGACTGGCCGGCGTGCTGTCGGAAGACGAGAACTGGGAGCGCATCGACTATTTCCTGGAGCGGGTCGTGCCGGTTGCGACGAACAACCGTGTGCGCCTCGCCTGCCATCCGCACGATCCCTACACGCCGCCCGGCTATCGCGGCGTGACGCGCGTCCTCGGCACGGTCGACGGGCTCAAGAAATTCGTGCAGATGCACGAGAGCCCCTATCATGGACTGAACTTCTGCCAGGGCTCGATCGGCGAGATGCTGGACAACCCGCACGAGGAGATCGACGAGGTCATCCGCTGGTTCGGCACGCGCGGCAAGATCTTCAACCTGCACTTCCGCAACATCAGCGGCGGCAAGCTTTCCTTCATGGAGACCTTCCCCGATGAGGGCGACATGGACATGGTCCGCTCGCTGAAGATCTATCACGAGGTCGGATACGAATATATGGTGATGCCCGACCACGTCCCGACGATCAGCGGCCGCGACCCGACCGGCGTCGCCTTCGCCTTCTGCTACGGCTACATTGCCGCCCTCATCGAGTCGCTTTCTGCGAAGTGA
- a CDS encoding GntR family transcriptional regulator produces the protein MSASEQPMRVLRPEKTLRELALEKMRDAIVNMHFRAGERLVERDLCDQLGVSRTIVREVLRHLESEGLVAIQPNRGPIVAETTPEEARQIYEIRGVLEGIAAKACAEQRHPAVVAELERILARIRAAYAANELAAVLNATTDFYRTLFENSGRHVAWGIVNSITARINHLRSMTIKTPDRDKQGPAQMQKIIEAIKAGDGMAAYEAANVHVTNAAAIAEALLAEQQDAKAG, from the coding sequence ATGAGCGCGTCTGAACAGCCGATGCGGGTACTCCGGCCGGAGAAGACCCTTCGCGAGCTTGCTCTCGAAAAGATGCGCGATGCTATCGTCAACATGCATTTCAGAGCCGGCGAACGGCTTGTCGAGCGCGACCTGTGCGATCAGCTCGGGGTGAGCCGGACGATCGTCCGCGAAGTGCTGCGCCATTTGGAATCCGAAGGGCTTGTCGCCATCCAGCCGAACCGCGGTCCGATCGTCGCCGAGACGACCCCGGAAGAGGCCCGGCAGATCTACGAGATCCGCGGCGTGCTCGAAGGCATCGCCGCGAAGGCCTGTGCCGAACAAAGGCACCCGGCCGTGGTGGCCGAGCTCGAGCGCATCCTTGCGCGCATCCGCGCCGCCTATGCCGCCAACGAACTCGCCGCGGTTCTCAACGCCACGACGGATTTCTACCGCACGCTTTTCGAGAATTCCGGACGCCACGTCGCCTGGGGCATCGTCAATTCGATTACGGCCCGGATCAATCATTTGCGGTCCATGACGATCAAGACACCCGACCGTGACAAGCAGGGCCCGGCCCAGATGCAGAAGATCATCGAGGCGATTAAGGCCGGCGATGGCATGGCGGCCTATGAGGCGGCAAATGTGCATGTCACAAATGCTGCCGCGATCGCCGAGGCGCTTCTGGCGGAACAGCAAGACGCGAAAGCGGGGTGA